From a single Diachasmimorpha longicaudata isolate KC_UGA_2023 chromosome 13, iyDiaLong2, whole genome shotgun sequence genomic region:
- the LOC135168931 gene encoding guanine nucleotide-binding protein-like 3 homolog, with protein MAKFCLKKGSKRVEARQRYKIEKKVREHNRKKRKEAKHLKKKPKMMNIPNQCPFKEEILQEVEAMKKQNELEREKRREAAREAKKLKVASTNLQTLVSSAEAKAQAHDSQTPSTSSSAVPSALREENSLKAYYKEFKKVLDSADVILEVVDARDPLGTRCKQVEEAVTSAKGNKKLVLVLNKADLVPRENLDEWLKYLRGSLPAVAFKASTQEQSKKIGRKKLGLKQENMIQSSTCFGAELLLSLLGNYCRNAGGVKQSIRVGIVGLPNVGKSSIINSLKRSKACSVGSTPGITRAMQTVQLDSKIKLLDSPGIVFANESNSEDSSVALKNAVKVQNLKDPFTPATAILKRISKTQIMELYDMHDFETPEEFFAKKAERMGMFKKGGIADVTAAARSVLNDWNSGKIRYYTVPPELPSAQVSASIITKDCEEFDITKFTADEKMMLDNITEDGCKRTSVIDPLIIDSTGPVNSAMESEAKKKEFKLQKMNERRNTKLSETKKNQNLRTKKVEPVFEIEGNQKLNKLTKLQFKRQKKEKVKRERAAGKLADQFSAFDLNTRDDYNFDTDFNM; from the exons ATGGCCAAGTTTTGTTTAA AGAAGGGCAGCAAAAGGGTTGAGGCCCGCCAGAGATACAAGATTGAGAAGAAAGTCCGAGAGCATAACAGGAAGAAACGGAAGGAGGCGAAACATTTGAAAA aaaaaccaaaaatgatgaatatcCCCAATCAGTGTCCCTTTAAAGAAGAAATCCTTCAGGAAGTCGAAGCCATGAAGAAGCAAAACGAACTAGAGAGGGAAAAACGTCGAGAGGCAGCCCGAGAGGCCAAAAAATTGAAGGTCGCTTCCACAAATTTGCAAACCTTAGTGTCCTCGGCAGAAGCTAAGGCCCAAGCCCATGATTCTCAAACCCCCTCCACCTCTTCGTCTGCTGTCCCTTCAGCTCTCCGAGAAGAAAATTCTCTAAAAGCCTATTATAAAGAATTCAAGAAAGTCCTGGACTCTGCAGATGTTATTCTCGAGGTGGTCGATGCTCGAGATCCCCTTGGGACACGTTGCAAGCAGGTAGAGGAGGCAGTTACATCAGCAAAAGGCAATAAAAAACTGGTGTTAGTCCTCAACAAAGCTGATCTGGTTCCGAGGGAAAATTTAGATGAATGGTTGAAGTATTTACGAGGAAGTTTACCTGCAGTTGCGTTTAAAGCCTCCACACAAGAGCAATCTAAGAAgataggaagaaaaaaattggggcTCAAACAAGAGAATATGATTCAGAGCAGTACATGTTTCGGTGCTGAACTGCTATTGTCTCTACTTGGTAATTACTGCAGAAATGCTGGAGGAGTTAAGCAAAGTATCAGGGTGGGTATTGTAGGGCTTCCCAACGTTGGTAAATCCAGCATCATAAATTCCTTGAAGCGGAGCAAAGCCTGCAGTGTTGGTAGCACTCCTGGAATCACAAGAGCCATGCAAACCGTTCAGTTAGATTCGAAAATTAAGTTGTTAGATTCTCCTGGAATTGTTTTTGCCAATGAAAGTAACAGTGAGGATTCTTCTGTGGCTTTGAAAAATGCTGTGAAGGTTCAGAATTTGAAGGATCCGTTCACTCCAGCCACTGCTATTCTCAAGAGAATTTCAAAGACGCAAATTATGGAGCTGTATGACATGCATGATTTTGAGACTCCTGAGGagttttttgcaaaaaaagcGGAGAGAATGGGAATGTTTAAAAAGGGGGGAATAGCTGATGTCACCGCGGCTGCCAGGAGTGTATTAAATGACTGGAACTCTGGCAAAATtag GTATTACACAGTTCCTCCAGAACTACCATCTGCCCAAGTATCAGCTTCAATTATAACGAAAGACTGCGAAGAGTTCGACATAACTAAATTTACAgcagatgaaaaaatgatgttGGATAATATAACTGAAGACGGTTGCAAGAGGACTTCCGTAATTGATCCCCTGATTATTGACAGTACAGGTCCAGTGAACTCAGCAATGGAGAGTGAAGCAAAAAAGAAAGAATTCAAActacaaaaaatgaatgaaaggcgaaatacaaaattatcagaaacaaagaaaaatcagAACTTGAGGACGAAAAAGGTGGAGCCAGTCTTTGAGATCGAGGGTAACCAAAAGCTCAATAAACTCACCAAACTTCAGTTCAAAAGACAAAAGAAAGAAAAGGTCAAGAGGGAAAGGGCTGCTGGAAAATTGGCCGATCAGTTTAGCGCTTTCGATTTAAATACAAGAGATGATTATAACTTCGATACGGATTTTAACATGTGA
- the LOC135168946 gene encoding uncharacterized protein LOC135168946, with amino-acid sequence MFRLQNETKSTLLSGDHAITQIFTFEAAMHWALEGRHVLYITPTPLDSIPAKYHDRSALEVDSFRMVKFMYLKDYEALIELLVDLHSHHTRPGVLLIDQLDTYINHPNVTEQLANIHIAKLCAILHDTMNACSNVSRSHSKFHLMASVSPQNFEKSFYHLYFYQIWSLEKENNKSFCLMRLKNSSESREAFKYQKLNDGTLILVKILENMENM; translated from the exons ATGTTTCGCTTACAAAATGAGACGAAATCTACGTTATTGTCTGGAGACCATGCCATTACACAGATTTTTACATTCGAG GCGGCAATGCACTGGGCTCTGGAGGGACGTCATGTTCTCTATATAACACCGACCCCCCTCGACTCGATCCCAGCGAAATATCATGACAGAAGTGCCCTGGAGGTGGACTCATTTCGCATggttaaatttat GTATCTGAAAGATTATGAAGCACTGATTGAGCTCCTGGTGGACCTTCATTCCCATCACACGCGTCCAGGAGTTCTTTTGATTGATCAACTGGACACCTATATCAATCACCCAAATGTAACAGAACAACTAGCAAATATTCATATTGCAAAATTATGTGCAATCCTTCACGATACAATGAATGCCTGCTCCAATGTCTCCAGAAGCCATTCAAAATTTCATCTTATGGCGTCAGTTAGCCCCCAgaactttgaaaaatcattctatcatttgtatttttatcaaatttggAGTTTAGAAAAAGAgaataataaatcattttgCTTAATgcgtttaaaaaattcttcggaGTCTCGAGAAGCCTTTAAATACCAGAAACTCAATGATGGAACTTTAATTCTGGtgaaaatacttgaaaatatggaaaatatgTGA